A portion of the Burkholderia sp. GAS332 genome contains these proteins:
- a CDS encoding Outer membrane protein (porin) produces MKRTLAAVGAGLLALSAQSAFAQSSVTLYGLVDTSVRYLTNANSNNDSQVSMGEGVETPSRFGLKGTEDLGGGTSAVFKLENQFQLWSGKLDNSNNTLFQRNAYVGLSNNQYGTLTFGRQQTPFFDVMGNTYDPLTVGDFWQDSWIYNPVGRYLFTNSSAKYTGQFGGLHVEGMYGFGGVAGSTGENSMYGLTASYDLGPLSADVGFQQNDNAGKKFNIINVSAVYAITPAVKLLAGWLHSQDNTGLVDGDEQQAGAPVLTHVSPNRIDDSFYVGSTWQATPVLAFTLAGYYDHARNAATLDGTLGAGINYSGTLLAEYSLSKRTEVYGTVDFTRGTGAFLADYPGRNNQTGVAIGLRNIF; encoded by the coding sequence ATGAAAAGAACACTCGCGGCAGTCGGTGCAGGTCTACTCGCCCTTTCGGCCCAGTCCGCTTTCGCACAAAGCTCGGTCACCCTGTACGGTCTCGTCGACACCAGCGTGCGTTACCTGACGAATGCCAATTCGAACAACGATTCTCAGGTGTCGATGGGTGAAGGTGTCGAGACACCGAGCCGTTTCGGCTTGAAAGGCACTGAAGATCTGGGCGGCGGTACGTCGGCGGTCTTCAAGCTCGAAAACCAGTTCCAGCTCTGGTCCGGCAAGCTCGACAACAGCAACAACACGCTGTTCCAGCGCAATGCGTACGTCGGACTCTCGAACAACCAGTACGGCACGCTGACCTTCGGCCGCCAGCAAACGCCGTTCTTCGACGTGATGGGCAATACATATGATCCGCTGACCGTCGGCGACTTCTGGCAGGATAGCTGGATCTATAACCCGGTCGGACGATACCTGTTCACCAACAGCTCGGCCAAGTACACCGGCCAGTTTGGCGGTCTGCACGTGGAAGGCATGTACGGCTTCGGTGGCGTGGCGGGTAGCACCGGCGAGAACAGCATGTACGGCTTGACGGCGTCGTATGACCTGGGTCCCCTCTCGGCCGACGTTGGCTTCCAGCAGAACGATAACGCCGGTAAGAAGTTCAACATCATCAACGTCAGTGCAGTCTATGCAATCACGCCGGCGGTCAAGCTCCTCGCGGGCTGGTTGCATTCGCAGGACAACACCGGGCTTGTCGACGGCGACGAGCAGCAGGCCGGCGCACCCGTGCTGACGCACGTCAGCCCGAACCGCATCGATGACAGCTTCTACGTCGGCTCGACGTGGCAAGCCACGCCGGTGCTGGCGTTTACGCTGGCCGGTTACTACGATCACGCACGCAATGCGGCAACGCTTGACGGCACGCTCGGCGCCGGTATCAATTACTCGGGCACGCTGCTCGCCGAGTATTCGTTGTCGAAGCGCACCGAGGTGTACGGAACGGTCGACTTCACCCGTGGCACCGGTGCGTTTCTGGCGGACTACCCGGGCCGCAACAACCAGACCGGTGTTGCAATCGGCCTGCGCAACATCTTCTGA